One genomic window of Mogibacterium diversum includes the following:
- a CDS encoding aminotransferase class I/II-fold pyridoxal phosphate-dependent enzyme, translating into MKDRVSLTDFLMYHKETHPISFHMPGHKGKSTLYGIYGFGDFIKNVVGNDITEIPGADALQQPRERIKDIMEGYAGLYGAKHTELLVNGSSAGLMASILGSVPRGGKLLMGRNSHRSVYGALRLGGIDPIYIMPEIDDETGLQLGLDPDKIEAALIEDPDIKAVLVTSPNYYGVLSDIERIASIVHLHGRILIVDQAHGAHLKFFDYLRSEDGLPHRAAENCGADIVVDSTHKTLLSFTGSAILNICTERPDVSRISELLRMLQTTSPSYLLMGSLDINQQILRMDGYNLIKNWDADIKYFYQEAAQIAGLGLINRIDLDETKVSITMSALGLSGPKLAEELEKRNIWVELTHGDYVMLMTGLGNERGDYEDILAALRDLSAHYGGRIQGVESESSASKTEPAAQNAAQKQAKNEIQAVAKNETQVANKNASQPVDKIAELRTPSSDSALIERLEQRKIPDTYEEVPLYSAEGRVLYESIIPYPPGTPIACPGEVLSKSVILYVRDQLVAQHVVLGVDEEGRVKVESDCVLFKEI; encoded by the coding sequence ATGAAAGACAGAGTCAGCTTGACCGACTTCCTTATGTATCATAAGGAGACTCACCCGATTTCGTTTCATATGCCCGGCCACAAAGGGAAAAGCACGCTGTATGGGATATACGGCTTCGGAGATTTCATCAAGAACGTAGTGGGAAACGATATAACGGAAATTCCTGGAGCTGATGCGCTGCAGCAACCACGAGAACGAATTAAGGATATTATGGAAGGCTACGCCGGGCTCTATGGGGCAAAGCATACAGAGCTCCTTGTAAATGGTAGCAGTGCCGGACTCATGGCCTCGATATTAGGTAGTGTTCCAAGAGGAGGTAAGCTCCTTATGGGAAGAAACTCCCATAGATCTGTATATGGAGCACTCAGACTTGGCGGGATAGATCCTATATACATAATGCCTGAGATAGACGATGAAACTGGGCTTCAGCTCGGATTAGACCCGGACAAAATTGAGGCAGCCCTAATTGAAGATCCTGATATCAAAGCCGTGCTGGTGACCAGCCCGAACTACTACGGTGTATTATCAGATATCGAGCGAATTGCCAGTATCGTTCACCTGCACGGCAGGATTCTTATTGTCGATCAGGCGCACGGTGCGCACCTTAAATTCTTTGACTACCTGCGCAGTGAAGATGGGCTCCCGCACCGTGCGGCAGAGAATTGCGGAGCCGACATTGTGGTGGACAGCACGCACAAGACGCTGCTGTCATTTACGGGCTCCGCAATTCTCAACATCTGCACCGAGAGGCCAGATGTTTCTCGGATTAGCGAGCTCCTCCGCATGCTGCAGACTACGAGTCCGAGCTATCTGCTGATGGGCAGCCTCGATATCAATCAGCAGATACTCAGAATGGACGGCTACAATCTCATCAAGAACTGGGATGCAGATATCAAATACTTCTATCAGGAGGCTGCCCAGATCGCCGGCCTCGGGCTCATCAATCGCATCGACCTTGATGAAACCAAGGTCAGCATCACAATGTCAGCCCTCGGCCTCAGCGGCCCCAAGCTGGCGGAGGAGCTCGAGAAGAGAAACATCTGGGTGGAACTCACGCATGGCGACTATGTGATGCTGATGACAGGACTCGGAAACGAGAGGGGCGACTACGAAGACATCCTGGCCGCCCTGCGTGACCTCTCGGCGCACTATGGCGGCAGAATCCAAGGTGTGGAATCGGAAAGCTCTGCCTCTAAAACCGAGCCTGCCGCTCAGAATGCGGCGCAGAAGCAAGCTAAAAATGAAATACAGGCGGTGGCAAAAAATGAAACGCAGGTGGCGAACAAGAATGCATCACAGCCGGTAGACAAGATTGCAGAATTGAGAACTCCATCATCAGATTCAGCACTTATAGAGCGGCTAGAGCAGCGCAAAATCCCCGACACCTATGAAGAGGTTCCTTTATATAGTGCCGAGGGAAGAGTTCTCTACGAGTCCATCATCCCTTATCCTCCTGGAACGCCTATCGCCTGCCCTGGTGAAGTGCTAAGCAAATCGGTTATCTTGTACGTCCGAGACCAACTAGTAGCACAACATGTGGTTCTAGGGGTAGATGAAGAGGGACGAGTTAAAGTTGAAAGCGATTGTGTACTTTTCAAGGAAATTTGA
- a CDS encoding UPF0182 family membrane protein — translation MAKDKKKGKVTYTFNGEGKRRNVLGKLLVIAIFVIVIVGRSVGFLTDWMWFRELGFTRVFWTQLATELKLGIVIFLISGLLVRVYLNSLRKGYFSKIESHEIPDMHKLNVLSWVISVIFGVVAAFVSATSTWQSFLMFANSSKFGLKDPIFGLDISFYVFKLDFLSKLNSIAIFVIIGVVIVTLIYYAVLLSVRKPDIFDKKDVFEDLEADDAAKEAQAGDETSADDEVRKGRPDNSIPFGKRDPVDDVTRIIKGFSDKAKEQAKKRRENKREINRSNVDHLFSLASGKAMILGVVFYVMLGIHFVLKQFTLLHAHTGTVYGAGFTDIAITQKVYLLVMILAVVGAITLVRHVHKKEYLKLARVPMLIIGVLFLGTILKVGVQSLIVAPDEINKESKYIKNNIQYTNHAYGLDKVKVDSFAAQNNLTAADIASNKPTISNIRINDYEPVKDYYNQTQSIRQYYDFKDVDVDRYNINGAETQVYLSAREINEAKISDTWINKHLKYTHGYGVALSKVNSVTASGQPDVLVKNIPPESNIPEIKIKRPEIYFGELTNNYIIVNGDEQEFDYPDGNNNKYTKYKGKAGIKLGIVSRLLFSIREGSMQMLVSRNINSDSRIIINRNILERVNKILPYLEYEKDPYMTIVDGKLYWVIDAYTTSSNYPYSEPYSGQIGTTNYIRNSIKVVVDAYNGDVNYYVVDDKDPIAKTYAKIYPTLFKGKDKIPAGLKKHFKYPSTLLNIQAGAYTKYHMNEVKVFYQKEDLWDIANQIYGTKERPMSSSFFIFNLPGEKREEFINMIPFTPKSKQNMTAIMMARNDGDEYGKLVVYKFPKNKTVYGPMQVEAQIDQNSEIAKEFSLWNSSGTTYKRGDMFIIPVNNSIMYVEPVYLEASNQAIPEVKRVIVAYGDKIAYASTLDEALENLFGDGAGNSGSVSSNSSGGSGGASGSSNQKELIGKAKEAYDNAVKAQKNGDWKAYGEYLDELSGYLDQLAG, via the coding sequence ATGGCTAAGGATAAGAAAAAAGGAAAAGTTACATACACATTTAATGGTGAAGGTAAGCGACGGAATGTCTTGGGAAAGCTGCTTGTTATAGCAATTTTTGTGATAGTTATAGTCGGTAGAAGCGTCGGCTTCCTCACAGACTGGATGTGGTTTAGAGAGCTTGGCTTTACCAGGGTTTTCTGGACTCAGCTTGCAACAGAGCTAAAGCTCGGAATTGTAATATTCTTGATTTCCGGTCTTTTGGTTCGAGTATATCTAAATAGCCTTAGAAAGGGATATTTTAGTAAGATAGAATCGCACGAAATTCCGGATATGCACAAGCTAAACGTGTTATCTTGGGTGATATCTGTAATTTTCGGAGTTGTGGCAGCGTTTGTATCGGCTACGAGCACGTGGCAATCATTTCTCATGTTTGCGAACTCCTCAAAGTTCGGACTAAAGGATCCGATTTTTGGACTAGATATTTCGTTCTATGTATTTAAGCTTGATTTCTTATCTAAACTTAATTCAATCGCAATATTCGTGATTATCGGAGTAGTTATCGTAACATTGATTTACTATGCCGTTTTGCTTTCGGTAAGGAAACCGGACATTTTCGACAAGAAGGATGTCTTTGAAGATCTTGAGGCAGATGATGCAGCGAAAGAAGCACAGGCAGGAGATGAAACCTCGGCAGATGATGAAGTTAGGAAAGGACGTCCTGATAACAGTATTCCGTTCGGCAAGAGAGACCCTGTAGATGATGTTACGAGAATCATAAAAGGATTTAGTGACAAAGCAAAGGAACAAGCTAAGAAGCGCAGAGAAAATAAACGCGAAATCAATAGATCAAATGTGGACCATCTATTTAGCCTAGCATCTGGGAAGGCTATGATTTTGGGCGTTGTTTTCTACGTTATGCTAGGCATTCACTTCGTGCTAAAGCAGTTCACACTCTTACATGCACATACTGGAACGGTGTATGGTGCTGGATTTACAGATATTGCTATTACGCAAAAAGTGTACCTGCTGGTTATGATTTTAGCTGTAGTCGGAGCGATTACCCTGGTAAGACACGTTCATAAGAAGGAATATCTTAAGCTCGCTAGAGTTCCTATGCTCATAATAGGAGTGCTTTTCCTCGGAACGATTCTTAAGGTTGGTGTTCAGAGCCTGATAGTTGCTCCAGATGAAATCAACAAAGAAAGCAAATACATCAAGAACAATATCCAATATACGAATCATGCATACGGCCTAGACAAGGTTAAGGTCGATTCTTTTGCAGCACAGAACAATCTGACGGCTGCAGATATAGCTAGTAACAAACCGACTATCAGCAATATCAGAATCAACGACTATGAGCCTGTAAAGGATTATTACAATCAAACACAGAGTATTCGTCAGTACTACGATTTCAAGGATGTAGATGTAGATAGATATAATATAAATGGCGCTGAGACCCAGGTGTATCTATCGGCGCGTGAGATTAACGAAGCCAAGATCAGTGATACATGGATTAACAAGCATTTGAAATACACTCATGGTTATGGAGTTGCGCTATCCAAGGTTAATTCCGTAACCGCAAGCGGACAACCGGATGTGCTCGTCAAGAATATTCCACCTGAGTCAAATATTCCTGAAATAAAGATAAAGAGACCTGAGATTTATTTCGGTGAGCTCACGAACAACTATATAATCGTCAATGGGGATGAGCAGGAATTCGATTACCCTGATGGGAACAACAACAAGTATACAAAGTATAAGGGGAAAGCCGGAATAAAGCTCGGAATTGTGAGTAGACTGCTATTCTCGATAAGAGAGGGAAGCATGCAGATGCTCGTGTCGAGAAATATCAACTCAGATTCGAGGATAATCATCAATAGAAATATTCTTGAGAGGGTAAATAAAATTTTGCCATACCTCGAGTATGAGAAGGACCCTTATATGACCATCGTGGATGGAAAGCTGTACTGGGTTATCGATGCGTATACGACTAGCAGCAACTATCCGTATTCTGAGCCTTATTCGGGTCAGATTGGGACGACGAACTATATCAGAAACTCAATCAAGGTGGTTGTGGATGCTTATAATGGGGATGTAAATTACTACGTTGTAGATGATAAGGATCCGATTGCGAAGACGTATGCGAAGATATATCCGACGCTGTTCAAGGGTAAGGATAAGATTCCGGCGGGATTAAAGAAGCATTTCAAGTATCCATCGACGCTCCTCAATATTCAGGCGGGTGCTTACACCAAGTATCATATGAATGAAGTCAAGGTCTTCTATCAGAAGGAAGATCTCTGGGACATTGCAAATCAAATATACGGTACAAAAGAGAGACCGATGAGTTCGAGCTTCTTCATATTCAATCTGCCGGGAGAGAAGCGTGAAGAGTTTATAAATATGATTCCGTTCACTCCTAAGTCGAAGCAGAACATGACAGCCATAATGATGGCGAGAAATGATGGGGACGAATACGGTAAGCTCGTGGTGTATAAGTTCCCTAAGAACAAGACGGTGTACGGGCCAATGCAGGTTGAAGCGCAGATAGATCAGAACTCTGAGATTGCCAAGGAGTTCTCACTATGGAATTCATCAGGGACTACGTATAAACGTGGAGACATGTTTATAATTCCTGTAAATAATTCTATAATGTACGTAGAGCCGGTATATCTCGAGGCTTCGAACCAAGCGATTCCTGAGGTTAAGAGGGTAATAGTCGCTTATGGGGACAAGATAGCATATGCATCTACACTGGATGAGGCGCTTGAAAACTTATTTGGGGATGGCGCAGGGAATTCAGGTAGTGTCAGCAGCAATTCGTCAGGCGGCTCTGGTGGAGCTAGTGGCTCCAGCAACCAGAAAGAGCTGATTGGCAAGGCTAAGGAAGCGTATGATAATGCTGTTAAAGCCCAGAAGAATGGGGACTGGAAGGCTTATGGTGAGTACCTAGACGAGTTGTCTGGATATCTCGATCAGCTTGCTGGATAG
- a CDS encoding phage holin → MKINWKVRFRNGKWVAMFVGAVVTTSYMICETLGIKVPIPQTDVTKIVAAILGLLSMLGVITDPTTKGIGDSDLAMTYGRDNTKLHEDLIAEGLKNAEVLEDGNSGTNC, encoded by the coding sequence ATGAAGATAAACTGGAAAGTTAGATTCAGGAATGGGAAGTGGGTAGCCATGTTCGTTGGTGCAGTAGTAACAACAAGTTACATGATTTGTGAAACACTAGGAATTAAAGTTCCTATCCCACAAACAGATGTTACCAAGATTGTAGCAGCTATCTTAGGGCTTTTGAGTATGCTTGGAGTTATCACAGACCCGACAACTAAAGGCATAGGAGATAGTGACCTAGCTATGACCTATGGTAGAGATAACACAAAGCTACATGAAGACCTTATTGCTGAAGGATTAAAAAATGCGGAGGTACTTGAAGATGGGAATTCGGGAACGAATTGTTAA
- the serS gene encoding serine--tRNA ligase, with translation MLDVKRVRENFESVKADVERRGKGDFGIDNVLKFDTKRRELLAEVEQLKNKQNTVSREVPKLKKEGKDTSVLFAEMKELSAEIKSLDAEVSEVEEELRKALLYVPNTPHPDVPSGEDDSENLELRKFGEPTEFAFEPKAHWDIGEALDILDFERAAKISGSRFTVYKGIGARLERAVINFMLDLHTEEQGYTEILPPFMANRDAMTGTGQLPKFEDDMFYVPAKDFFLIPTAEVPVTNLRSNEIIEPEEMPVYYTAYTPCFRKEAGSAGRDTRGLIRQHQFNKVEMVKLAYPENSYEELEKLTHDAEEVLQKLGIPYRVVRLCSGDLGFSAAMTYDIEVWMPSYGRYVEISSCSNFEDYQARRANIRFRREKKAKPEFVHTLNGSGLAVGRTVAAILENFQQEDGTVVVPEALRPYVGRDVIK, from the coding sequence ATGCTTGACGTCAAAAGAGTGAGAGAAAACTTCGAGAGCGTTAAAGCCGATGTGGAAAGACGTGGCAAAGGTGACTTTGGCATCGACAACGTGCTAAAGTTCGATACTAAGAGAAGGGAGCTTCTTGCGGAAGTTGAACAGCTTAAAAACAAGCAGAATACAGTATCGCGTGAAGTGCCAAAGCTCAAGAAGGAAGGTAAGGATACTTCAGTTCTATTTGCAGAGATGAAGGAGTTAAGTGCAGAGATTAAATCCTTAGATGCAGAGGTTAGCGAAGTGGAAGAGGAACTCAGAAAGGCGCTACTCTATGTCCCTAATACACCTCACCCAGACGTTCCAAGCGGAGAGGATGATAGCGAAAATCTCGAGCTTCGTAAGTTCGGAGAGCCGACTGAGTTCGCATTTGAGCCAAAGGCGCACTGGGATATCGGAGAAGCTCTAGACATACTGGATTTTGAGCGCGCTGCCAAGATTTCTGGCTCTCGTTTCACAGTGTACAAGGGCATAGGTGCAAGACTCGAGAGAGCTGTGATAAACTTCATGCTCGACCTCCACACGGAAGAACAGGGCTATACTGAAATCTTACCACCTTTCATGGCTAACCGCGATGCTATGACCGGGACGGGTCAGTTACCTAAGTTCGAAGACGATATGTTCTATGTGCCTGCGAAGGATTTTTTCTTGATTCCAACAGCAGAAGTTCCGGTTACCAATCTCCGTTCCAATGAGATTATCGAGCCAGAGGAAATGCCTGTTTATTACACGGCATATACGCCATGCTTCCGCAAAGAAGCGGGGTCGGCTGGACGCGATACTAGAGGGTTAATCAGACAACACCAGTTCAATAAGGTTGAGATGGTCAAACTTGCGTATCCTGAGAATTCCTATGAGGAACTAGAGAAGCTCACACACGATGCGGAGGAAGTACTACAGAAGCTAGGTATTCCTTACAGAGTAGTTAGACTGTGCTCTGGGGATCTCGGATTCTCGGCAGCGATGACTTACGATATCGAAGTGTGGATGCCAAGCTACGGCCGATATGTTGAGATTTCAAGCTGCTCAAACTTTGAAGATTATCAGGCTAGAAGAGCTAATATAAGATTCAGAAGAGAGAAGAAGGCAAAGCCTGAATTCGTACACACGCTGAACGGATCTGGTCTAGCGGTAGGCAGAACTGTAGCTGCTATCCTTGAAAATTTCCAGCAGGAAGATGGTACCGTGGTAGTACCAGAAGCGCTGAGACCTTACGTTGGAAGAGACGTGATCAAGTAG
- a CDS encoding zinc ribbon domain-containing protein: protein MFCSNCGNEVTEGAKFCSVCGARLSLDAEPSVHEHTAFSSSNREGNMMDKRESSTKFDFNFGSEDLEIKEPKKKTSSVSFDWSSVIEESHKKPTKKIRSPWETTGIDDEEAEAVTQSFSSVNNDWDKHKTAEPAHKVEEPDSLEEILKRDSAAAPASGHGRTMNFIEVMKQEKEEREKAAKEAEETTVSADSDFSDSILPNEEREHTQGYTELKDDIVAELEKQASEMDEKEVSHRLDAASADFDEYLNARRKSHEEVFQAEPPHNFVDDMVHVSAADTRDEFKLPEDEFETELSAFIGNHEDADKEDVHADKSDDDLFNFDIDIEDTDEDEETVSQYLDYVKPSRVSRAQERAEAEEFDLDDEDDDDEPETFSYDELTDDNKEPETDYELEPETESTEEADDFAFGDDDIDVPYEEPVNYSELYMDEETEKADKPVTLETDEVVDSHETSDVAATEAVPAVSETSTEPKDQEEPVTSEVAAEPVSEPASEPTAEIAPKPSLEEPVNAASETVEVASAPAEKAEDAELAAAKAIESEIANLQKRLAELLGKDTSETVELPAREVVSAEELVQEPVQEKAEAETEANATETGARSDLTSLEAELAALGFDTIDDEPDEEADMLFSAEDVADANTSAVEENNEDLNQEEVMSIDDLQKDFFGTDVDDAGMEATRKIDKFYTLYRKNEEFQQLLDEEYKKLQDGSADYTLMEDVLADYQDEEEAEETPVEAHHETVEAAVKAESAKLEAAKKDAGSELSNSANVTEPITAATTLVSSPAQAAVNTASKASSVAPSVVDDDDEESRKGGVLTVIAVIVAILLVLLLVVILILNFAPDSSVAQRISEVIGKFTNFASLGDNSELLL from the coding sequence ATGTTCTGTAGCAATTGTGGCAATGAAGTAACAGAAGGCGCTAAGTTTTGCAGTGTATGTGGTGCAAGATTGAGCCTTGATGCAGAACCATCAGTACACGAACATACAGCGTTTAGTTCGTCGAATAGAGAAGGAAATATGATGGACAAGAGAGAATCTTCTACGAAGTTCGACTTTAATTTCGGATCCGAGGATTTAGAGATTAAGGAGCCTAAGAAGAAAACAAGCTCGGTTTCTTTCGATTGGAGCTCTGTAATTGAGGAGAGCCATAAGAAACCTACTAAGAAAATCAGATCCCCTTGGGAGACAACTGGGATTGACGATGAGGAAGCTGAAGCCGTAACACAGTCGTTCAGTTCAGTTAATAATGATTGGGATAAGCACAAGACTGCTGAGCCTGCGCATAAGGTTGAGGAGCCGGATTCCCTCGAGGAAATTCTAAAGCGTGATTCCGCAGCTGCTCCGGCATCTGGCCACGGACGCACTATGAACTTCATAGAGGTCATGAAGCAGGAAAAAGAAGAGCGAGAGAAGGCTGCGAAGGAAGCTGAAGAAACAACCGTTTCGGCTGACTCTGATTTTAGTGATTCTATTCTACCTAATGAAGAAAGGGAGCACACTCAGGGATACACAGAACTCAAGGACGATATCGTTGCTGAACTGGAGAAGCAGGCAAGCGAGATGGATGAGAAGGAAGTTTCGCATAGACTAGATGCAGCTTCTGCGGATTTTGATGAGTATCTAAATGCTCGCCGCAAATCGCACGAGGAAGTGTTCCAGGCAGAGCCACCACATAACTTCGTTGATGATATGGTTCATGTGTCCGCAGCTGATACTAGGGACGAGTTTAAGCTTCCAGAAGATGAATTTGAGACAGAGCTTTCTGCATTTATCGGTAACCATGAGGACGCTGATAAAGAAGATGTTCATGCAGACAAATCAGACGATGATTTATTCAACTTTGATATTGATATTGAAGATACAGATGAAGATGAGGAGACTGTAAGCCAGTATCTCGACTACGTGAAGCCAAGCAGGGTTTCGCGTGCACAGGAGCGCGCTGAAGCCGAGGAATTTGATCTCGATGATGAGGATGACGATGATGAGCCAGAGACATTCTCGTACGATGAGCTTACAGATGATAACAAAGAGCCAGAGACGGACTACGAACTTGAACCTGAAACTGAATCTACAGAAGAAGCAGATGATTTCGCATTCGGTGATGATGACATAGATGTTCCTTATGAGGAGCCTGTCAACTACTCTGAGCTATATATGGATGAAGAGACAGAAAAGGCTGATAAGCCGGTGACATTAGAGACTGATGAGGTAGTTGATTCGCATGAGACTAGTGATGTAGCAGCTACAGAAGCAGTTCCAGCAGTTTCGGAAACTTCGACTGAACCAAAAGATCAAGAGGAGCCAGTAACTTCAGAAGTTGCTGCGGAGCCAGTTTCAGAACCAGCTTCAGAACCAACTGCAGAGATAGCTCCAAAGCCATCACTGGAAGAGCCAGTAAATGCAGCATCAGAAACCGTAGAGGTAGCTTCAGCACCTGCTGAAAAGGCTGAGGATGCTGAGCTAGCAGCTGCAAAGGCTATAGAAAGTGAAATTGCAAACCTACAGAAGCGTCTAGCAGAACTTCTCGGTAAAGACACTTCAGAAACAGTTGAGCTGCCAGCAAGAGAAGTTGTTTCGGCCGAAGAGCTAGTACAGGAGCCTGTGCAGGAGAAGGCTGAGGCGGAGACTGAAGCAAATGCTACAGAGACAGGGGCTCGCTCTGATTTAACTAGCTTAGAGGCAGAGTTGGCTGCTTTAGGATTCGATACAATTGATGATGAACCAGATGAAGAGGCTGATATGCTTTTCTCTGCAGAAGATGTGGCAGATGCTAACACTTCAGCTGTGGAAGAGAATAATGAGGATCTAAATCAAGAAGAGGTTATGTCGATTGATGATCTACAGAAGGATTTCTTTGGTACAGATGTTGATGATGCAGGGATGGAGGCAACTCGTAAGATAGACAAGTTCTATACTCTCTATCGTAAGAATGAAGAGTTCCAGCAGCTTCTTGATGAGGAGTATAAGAAACTGCAGGATGGCAGTGCCGACTATACGCTTATGGAGGATGTGCTAGCTGATTATCAGGATGAGGAAGAGGCTGAGGAAACTCCAGTTGAAGCCCATCATGAGACAGTCGAAGCTGCAGTTAAGGCTGAGTCAGCTAAGCTTGAAGCAGCAAAGAAGGATGCAGGATCAGAACTCAGTAATAGCGCTAATGTTACTGAACCTATTACTGCTGCGACAACTCTAGTTAGTTCGCCAGCTCAGGCTGCAGTTAATACGGCAAGTAAGGCAAGCAGTGTAGCACCGTCTGTAGTCGACGATGACGATGAAGAGTCGCGCAAAGGCGGAGTTCTAACGGTAATTGCGGTCATCGTAGCAATCTTGCTTGTTCTGTTATTGGTAGTGATACTGATACTTAACTTTGCTCCGGACAGCAGTGTTGCGCAGCGAATCAGCGAAGTGATTGGAAAGTTTACGAATTTCGCATCGCTGGGTGATAATTCTGAATTGCTACTATAA
- a CDS encoding type I glutamate--ammonia ligase → MINFDLEKMLFTIPAEEHGIETVANVLRAHPEVKFVSFAGVDLGGHFTDEKIPIKTFIDDMEKLLENGVQTDGSSVALPEIANLANARVDILPDRDVNWYVEYNFSNMDFATGLPVGTLRIPSFLRHNNDRMVGSRIFCKDSIRKFKTRLMEMLKQYPYVVEYLDGINSIDDIEEINLTSATELEFWVKTPDDKADRDQLSTSQELKEQYWKRTIGPVNTALEQTLEILDRYGFGVEMGHKEVGGVRAKMGNSGSYDHIMEQLEIDWKYSSPVQAGDNEGQIKHIVRDVFRANNLEVTFLAKPMPGVAGSGEHTHLGVSARLKSGNVVNLFESKDRMNEYMSPVGFGALMGILNNYELLNPFVAQTHDAFRRLKPGYEAPVCIVTSLGKDCVTPSRNRTVLIGLVRDQNNPMATRFELRSPNPHSNTYLVVGASFMLMLDGIEAVLSNGKTPAELAVSISKKAGEKDFYLAKDREYRSELNVFECFTKREREKLFGKAPATVWENLKAFDTHEDELAKLTGGDETAKDVIMSYRAQMSMKWVMEFRDRILPNSMDFVRNCKKRHNELEATDYDIMNWRRVNSLRIALGKDSIDSKSILTLAREAIDSADFDAASRYELLIQEKIEELRGAYSTYIKNLF, encoded by the coding sequence ATGATAAATTTCGATTTGGAAAAGATGCTCTTTACAATTCCTGCTGAAGAACATGGAATTGAAACTGTAGCAAATGTGCTTCGTGCACATCCAGAGGTTAAGTTCGTGTCATTTGCGGGCGTGGACCTTGGTGGACATTTTACGGATGAGAAAATTCCTATCAAGACATTCATCGATGATATGGAGAAGCTGCTTGAAAACGGTGTTCAGACCGACGGATCCAGCGTGGCACTGCCAGAGATTGCAAACCTTGCGAATGCTAGAGTTGATATACTTCCGGATAGGGATGTGAATTGGTACGTCGAGTATAATTTCAGCAACATGGATTTTGCGACCGGCTTGCCAGTCGGCACACTGAGGATTCCATCATTCCTAAGGCACAACAATGATAGGATGGTTGGATCGAGAATTTTCTGCAAGGATTCTATACGCAAGTTCAAGACAAGACTCATGGAGATGCTGAAACAGTACCCATATGTAGTCGAGTACCTAGACGGCATTAATTCGATAGACGATATTGAAGAGATTAACCTAACTAGTGCAACTGAGCTCGAGTTCTGGGTAAAAACCCCAGATGACAAAGCGGACAGAGATCAGCTTTCCACCTCGCAGGAGCTTAAGGAGCAGTACTGGAAGAGGACTATAGGACCTGTAAATACAGCCCTTGAGCAGACGCTCGAGATACTTGACCGCTATGGCTTCGGTGTCGAGATGGGACACAAGGAGGTTGGCGGAGTAAGAGCTAAGATGGGCAACTCTGGAAGCTATGACCATATCATGGAGCAGCTTGAGATTGACTGGAAATATTCATCGCCAGTGCAGGCTGGTGATAATGAAGGTCAGATTAAGCACATAGTGAGGGATGTATTTAGAGCTAACAACCTGGAGGTAACATTCCTTGCAAAACCTATGCCAGGCGTTGCAGGTAGCGGAGAGCATACTCATCTCGGTGTATCTGCAAGGCTTAAGTCGGGAAATGTCGTAAACCTATTTGAGTCAAAGGATAGAATGAACGAATACATGAGTCCTGTTGGATTCGGAGCGCTCATGGGAATTTTAAATAACTACGAGCTTTTAAACCCTTTCGTGGCACAGACGCATGATGCATTTAGAAGGCTAAAGCCAGGATACGAGGCTCCGGTCTGCATCGTAACATCTCTCGGGAAGGACTGCGTAACACCTTCTAGAAATAGAACGGTTCTGATCGGATTAGTCAGAGACCAGAACAACCCTATGGCCACAAGGTTTGAGCTCAGGTCGCCTAACCCTCATAGCAACACTTATCTGGTTGTGGGAGCGTCGTTCATGCTTATGCTAGATGGAATTGAGGCGGTTCTCTCTAATGGCAAGACACCAGCAGAACTCGCAGTATCAATCTCTAAGAAAGCTGGAGAAAAGGACTTCTATCTCGCTAAGGATAGGGAATATAGAAGCGAACTTAACGTTTTCGAATGCTTCACGAAGAGAGAGAGAGAAAAGCTTTTCGGAAAAGCACCTGCTACGGTATGGGAGAATTTGAAGGCGTTTGACACACACGAAGATGAACTCGCTAAGCTTACAGGCGGAGATGAGACGGCTAAGGATGTGATTATGTCATACCGTGCACAGATGTCTATGAAGTGGGTTATGGAGTTCCGCGATAGGATTTTGCCTAATTCAATGGATTTTGTTAGAAACTGTAAGAAGAGACATAATGAGCTCGAAGCAACTGATTATGATATAATGAACTGGAGAAGGGTCAACAGCCTGCGCATTGCGCTCGGCAAGGACTCCATCGATAGCAAATCGATTTTGACGCTTGCGAGAGAAGCGATTGATTCTGCGGATTTTGATGCGGCGTCTAGATATGAGCTGCTTATTCAGGAGAAGATTGAGGAGCTTAGAGGTGCGTACAGCACTTATATTAAGAACTTATTTTAA